DNA sequence from the Stegostoma tigrinum isolate sSteTig4 chromosome 29, sSteTig4.hap1, whole genome shotgun sequence genome:
ACAGCAATCTTTAACAGACAAGATTGTGAGGAGAATTACAACTCAAATTGTGTATTAAAATTTACAACTAGAGCATCTTGCaactcaacattttaaaaaggctgGCATTCTTTTCTTGGACATTCAGCCAACATGGCCTTTAACTACTGCACATGGATCTTGGAGATGACTGTCTGTCTAAACTCTTCCTGCTACTAGTAAAATGAAGAGAGAATTTTCACAAGTTTAAGTCAAATCAATTCCTGGAATTTGATTGTTGGTTTCTTTCTTTGTTAGGAAAGGCATTTAGTTTAAGGAATTTTAGTTGTGATTGCAGTTTGGCATAGCCATTAAACTTGAGTTATACTACCAGCTAGTGGCACTTGTTTGGCTTCACCTTAAGCAGCAGAGGCTACTGCTactcagtccttcaagcctgctgttaCATTCTTTAAGAACATACTTTACCCATACAGCAACTTTAAAAGGAAAAGTTTTTTAAACAGCTACTTTGACTTAAGGAATACAGCTAAATTTGATTTCTTTCCCTAGCAAGCAACTGTCTCTCTGACTTGAATACAAGTACACCAACAGTGAAGTAGGGTTGAAATGTCTACTTCCCCTCAGCTGGCCTAAAAGTTGTAGCTCAATTACCCATTGAGTGCAAACACTGAAATCTCTAACCTGACCATTACCTTTTCCCAGCTATCTAATGATAGCCAACTTTCTAAGGTTGGGTTGAGTCAAACACTTTTTTTAACCTCCCTGATAAAAGGTAGTCTACTTCCACCACTAAACTAGTTTAGTGCTGGAGAACATCAGAAATGCGCAATGCAAGAGTGGGTTTTTtgaataaattattcaaaatttgAATTTTACAAAAACATTACTCAGGTTAGCAAAATAAAGTTTGTTGTGCAAACTATACAAAAACAGCCAGCAGCATACAGCTCCAGCACTGTCTTCCTGTTCTCCCAATGTAATAATGCCCTAAAACAGGGCTGTGGAAGTATAGGGGTAATCTTTGCAATAGGAGGTCAATCTGCAAACAGCTTTGTGCTCATTCTCCCTTAGTCACATGGGTAGCATTCACAGCTGTCAGTTTTCTACATCATCATCTTCGTTTTCCATCTCCTTTTGATCATCATCTACCATTTTCACCTCTTCACTGTCTTCCTCATTCTCCTCTTCCTTACTCTTGTCTTGTTCTTCATTCTCTGACTTTTTATCTTTCTTCTTCTGTTCTGAAGCTTCTTTTTTCCCTTTCTGCTCTCGCTTGTAAACTAGAAAATAAGAACAATCATGAATAGATTAATTAATTTCCACCACTTTAGCAAATCCATTATGGGAGGGGAAAATGGATCCATTTTCCATCTGAATGCTGAAAACAACAAGTGATTAAAGGACTAGATACCAAAAATaaatttggagattggaaatgtAATTTTGTTGTTTCATGAACAACTTCTACGATAAGCAAGAAATTCTCATTGCCTATTTACCCACACTTAAGTGATGGCATATTAATTGTAGGGAGACTAAGGAAGTCAAGAAATCACAATAGTCTAAACTACACTCTTGTGTTAGTCTACCTACAGTGCTGCAAGcagctcattcatatttttacagatgcaccactttGCTTCAACCCCTCCACTAGATCTATGGCTCTACAAGAATGGGATGCCATACTacaggggaggggtgggggtgaaaaACACTTACCTCACTTGTCATACCAACTGAATTTTGCTTGGGATTTATCTGAAGCACCTGTCCAAGAACATGGCTATTTTAAGTCAAGAGATTATTGTTCCACTGATTTACATAAAACTGGTGGGGAGCACAAAATTAGGGAACATCAAGACAAAAGTCATCAATAAACCCTCGTGCAGAATTTCAGGAAAATATCCTTATCTATTAAATGGTTAGAATGTGAACACACTAATTGACACTTGCTGAAGACCATCTCGAACATGTACCATATTTTGCAGATCAAATTATTTACTCTAGCTGCACGCAAAAGATCTATGACAGTGCCCACTAATTCTAGACTCTCCATCAGCAGGCTCACTATCTCACTGTTAATCCTGACCATAGATTTGCATGTGAGGTATAACATTTTCCATACTAGCCTTGGTACATGGAGTCTCACAGGTAAAAGATGGATCTAGGAACATAGCTGTGGAAAGGGACAGTATAATTAGCAGATATTGTTCTCCACAGCTGTAACCAGGAGTCCCAAAGGGTGTGAGATCTGTCCGGTAGCAGGGTTAAGGACACTGCCTCTGACTGAAGAACTGGAAGAGGATCCAGTTGTTTGTCACCAACAGTGGCAGGACTAAAAAGAACGTTTTGCTTAAAGATTCAACAGTTATGAGCTAAATAAAAAAGTAGAACCCCCAAGGTAATGATCTCTAGATTGCTACCTTGAGCCACAGACAAACTGGCATTGAGAAAACAAAGTCGTTAACTGTATGGTTCAAAGATTTTTGTGGGCAGAAGAGCTTTCAGTTCGTTGGTAACTAGCACCAGTACTGGAGTAGAAAGGAGCTGTTCTGCAGGAATGGACTTCACATGaaccatggataatgggaactgcggatgctggagaatccgagataacaaagcgtggagctggatgaacacagcaggccaagcagcatcgtaggagcacaaaagctgacgtttcgggcctagacccttcatcagaaaaggcttttctgatgaaggttctaggcctgaaacttcagcttttgtgctcctacgacgctgcttggcctgctgtgttcattcagctccacactgttgtttcaCATGAACCATGCTGGACGAGTGGCGTACCGTCACATCAAATAACCATGGGCTATAAAGAGGCTTCAAATTAATGGGGCAGTGGAAGAGGGAAAATTCTAGGCTAGACGATACGGCAGCATTACAGGGCACAGTGATACCTAGTGTGGGACAGTGCATACAAACATGGAAAACAGCAATTAATAGCGTTAAATGGAAAAATGGCACAATTAATGGGTCTGTACTTGAATGCACatagtattcagaacaaaatgttTGAATTTACTGCACAAATACAGGTTAACAGGCATGATCCTAGGGTCAATACAGCATCATGGTTACAACGAGTGCAGCGTTGGGAACTATATATTCAGGGGTGtgagttttttttgaaacatCAGAAGAAAAAGGAAGTGGGGTGGCATTGGCATGGTTGTACAGGATAGAATAAATGTGACAGCAAGAGACAATCTTGAACTGAAAAGTGCTGaatcaatgtgtgtgtggagaaACGAAAAATGGGAAAGAAGATACTAGTAGTCTATAGTCCCTCTAACAGTAGCTATACAATGGGatagaataaatcaggagataatcaGGGGTTGTAACAAAAGCAATACATTAATCATGGGTGTCTTTAATCTTCATATAGATTAGGATACATCAGTAGAGAAAGCCATAAGGAAGAAATCAGAATACAGATGGAACAACTTCCTGAAACAATATGTGGTAGATCCAACCAgaaatcaggctattttggatctgttGTGCAATAAGGCAGATTTAAAAAATCATACAAAGTAAAAGAACACCTAGGAAACTGTGACCAGAATTTAGCATTCAACTGGAGAGAGGAGAAAACTTGGGTCAGAGAAAGCTGTGCTAAGTTTAAATACGAGCAATTTCATGAGAATGAGGACAGTTGTTTGGAGTGGACTGAGAAAGGAATTTAGTAGAAAAttctattacagaaacttggttgagagaagggcaggccTGGTGGTTCAATGTTCCAGGCATGATAGAGACAGATGTAAATGGGGTGGGGAAGAAtgcattactgattaaggagaatgtcacagctgcgCTGAGAGGACATTTCTGATTGGTCATCCAGCAAggccatatgggtagaactcagataTAAGAAAGGTGTAATCACTATGATAGAtttgtactataggcctcccaatagccaAAGGAtcagatatgtaggcagattataGAAAAGTCATCTGGGACCCTCTTACTATCTAGGGATTAGATGGGGTTAAGGTGGTAGAGAAGGCATATAGCAAGCTTGTCTTCAATCAAatcattgagtataaaagtttacaagtcacatcgcagctgtataaaaccttagttagaccacatttggagaattGTACGCAGTTCTGGTCATCAGATTAtaaagaatgtggaggctttggaaagggtgcaaaagaggtttaccaggatgttgcctggattgaagtGCATTAGCTATAAAGGAGAGATTGTACAAACCTGAATTGTTTTTGCTAGattgtcaaaggtagtttcttcagagtttaggaccagagagcataatctcagaataagtggtCACACATTGAAGATAGATATTagaaatttcttcaatcagatagtactgaatctgtggaattttttaaaaaaaaaatcagacagctGTTGAGCCCAGATCATGAAgtgtattcaagactgagatcagCAGATACTTATTCAGTGAGAGAatcaaggggaaaaggcaggaaagcggagttgaggattatcaaatcagccatgatcccattgaatggtggagcagaatcaatGAGCTcaatggtctatttctgttccGAAGTCTAAGCCTTCTAAGTGAGGGGCAGCTTTCTATTAGTCTTTTTGTCAGTTTTCTAGATCTATTCATGATCTCATGGATACCTGCTGTTTCTAGCTTTTCACTGTTAGAAAGTGTTTTGATCCAGATTTCTTAAATTCAAAGTGGATGATCTTATATTTGCACACATTAAAATGCATCTGGCACATTTATCCACTTAAATCTAGTTTTGTGCCTTATCTACACTATTTACATAACACTTACACTGATATTTCTTGTTTCTGACTTAAATTTTTGAGAAATTTCTAATCAGGTTCATTAGAACATAGCCTGACCTTTACAAATCCAAAACCACCAAggaactatggatgctgaaaatctgactaaaacacaaattgcttgagaaactcaggtCTATCAGCATACGTGCAGaaaaagtagagttaacgtttcaggtcagttaactgttttctcttcatagatcTTTACAAATCTGTGCTAGTTCCTTCTTATCAACTGAAATTATCAAAATGTTCAGATACTTCACTATTAATTAGATTCCATCAATTTTCTGACAGTTGTTAGACTAATtggcattaaatttcatttgtggGGTGACCAAAGAGTCAGCCCCACAAAAGTACTGGAAAGAAATGGTGAGTTGCTCTTTCAAAAACTGGTTGCTTTCTTCTTGTGCTTGCTGGTGACTAGAAGGATTAGTAAAAATCAGTCTGTGATTGGAAGACTGAGGTGAGTGGTGGTGATCAGCAAGATGAAGAAAGCAGGAGAGGAGACGATCAGGCAGGTGAAAAAGGCCAGAGGGCCTGGGGGAACTGAAGCTTCAAAGTGGAGAGATGAACCGCAAGGGTTCACAGGCTAGAATGTGGGAAGGTTGGACAGATGAATCAGCACCCTCCACAAGTCTTTTTAAGTGCACACGTACAAATTTTAGCACTGCAAACTGCACATGTGCTGGTGTCAGCAAACACAACCTTATAAAATAGTATAAAAGATCTTTGAAACATTGCATTGTTGAAGAAGTCTTCTGGTTTACCAGTAGAGATTCTCTTCCCACCTGGTGTAAAATAAATACTGCTTGGCATTGATGTTAGAACAAAAAACtaagttgagaggtgatttaaacTACTCCACAACACAAGGATTTATGGGGAATTGTGAGAGCAAATTGACCACTGACCCATTTTGAAACTGTACTCAGGCTGCATAGTACCTATTCACTTGTACTGTGCACCACTTTTCATTTCACATTAAACGATGTCTCCAATCTTAAAAAAAGTTTCAGCATTAAAAAACTAGATTTTTGAATTACGGTTGACATCCAGTCCCCAGTTAAGCATGTAAAATGGTGACATCCACAAATGTACGTTAATTAAATGTCAATGCAACTAGTTCGATAGTCTAAACAGTGCATCATAGATTCCTCACCTTCCAATGCATCTTTCAGTGGGGTTATAAAGCGATCAAACTCCATCTCTTCCATTGCCGCAAGCACATCAGAGGCACTCAGTGTTTTCCTCTTGCTCTTCATTGCAAAGTTATTCGCACTGGGAAGATACAGACTTTAATGCACCTCTTTATATTTACATTCAATAAAGCTCTTAACACATTATCCCATAAACTTTGATCAACTTCTAAGAGCATTTACAGAACTCTTGCAACATTAGACAGACCTGAGAACTAACATAATGCTCCCAGTAAGTACTAGACAGACTGTAAATACTTCTCCAACTTTCAACAAGACTCTCATACTCAGGCACCTGAGTGCATCTGTGCTTTAGCTATTCAAAAATGAACTAGTGCCCATACACTGACAACTTTTCTTCCATCCTCGAGAACATCTCCAGAATAATgtttttcattcacagaatgtgagcatcactggtaaAGATTGCATTGATTGCCCATCACTGACTgttcttgaggaagtggtagtTGAGCTGGCTTCTTGCAGACAATCAAAGTCTTGTCTGCCATCTGAAACAGCCTAGCAAGTAAGAGTCAATTACGTCATTGTGGGTATGGAGTCTCACGTAGACCTCgacggcagatttcctccccaaaTAAAAGGAAGTTTTGAGTGAGATGGGTTTCATGACAATCCAACAGTTTTTCAGTCATGACTTCTGGGACTAGCTAATTATTTCAAATATGTTTAATTGAAATTAAAGTTCCCAGCTGCTATGGGTTTAGAACCTAAATTTCTGAATTGatgaaatacaattttatttcaaCTCAATGCAGGAATATAAAAAAAGACATTGTCTTTAGACCTTACCTCAAAATCCCTCTGCTGCTGACTCCATGCCCTCTACCTAGCTAATGCCTCATGCCAAATCACAACATTTGCAAGTTTGGCCTCCTATTTGACTTAGAACATCTGGCCTGAACTGTgatgtacaggcccttcggcccacaatgttgtgccgaacgtttaccccaaatctaaggtctatcttacctccacccctcccttatactatcatccatatgccgatgtaatagccacttaaatgcccctaatgaggctggctcc
Encoded proteins:
- the pole3 gene encoding DNA polymerase epsilon subunit 3, translated to MAERPEDLNLPNAVITRIIKEALPDGVNVSKEARSAISRAASVFVLYATSCANNFAMKSKRKTLSASDVLAAMEEMEFDRFITPLKDALEVYKREQKGKKEASEQKKKDKKSENEEQDKSKEEENEEDSEEVKMVDDDQKEMENEDDDVEN